Proteins from one Telopea speciosissima isolate NSW1024214 ecotype Mountain lineage chromosome 1, Tspe_v1, whole genome shotgun sequence genomic window:
- the LOC122662703 gene encoding protein phosphatase 1 regulatory subunit SDS22 isoform X1 — protein MNRLTTKQILQEKQSGDPNSVAVLLLHHKALSDVSCLNDFKSLERLDLGFNNLSSLEGLRSCVNLKWLSVLQNKLQSLKGIEGLSKLMVLNAGKNKLKAMDEVRSLISLRALILNDNDIASICKLDGLKDLNTLVLSRNPICEIGNSLVNLKSITKLSLSNCQLQTVGSSLNSCVDLREVRLAHNGITTLPAAMAHNIKIRNLDLGNNSIISWSDLQVLSSLSNLKNLNLQGNPVAERDKLAKKVKKLVPNLQIFNGRPIERSNKALNQDLEGHKIHRSHIDNTSDLEDLKAEKRENPRENKNIVSGSSKDDITFDNQVKRKSKIEKNKIDMIDVGKVGKLKRLTTKEEKIVSGSSKRKSKAEKSDLDVIDDGETPFMELIVSGSAENLMDGDGKKNKYIQDVKYLDGLAKFPPKRKKSGKCLGVGRSAMQLLSPATEVGMGGPSAWDA, from the exons ATGAATCGTTTAACCACCAAGCAGATCTTACAGGAGAAGCAGAGCGGCGACCCTAACTCTGTTGctgttcttctccttcatcacaAAGCTCTCTCTGAT GTTTCTTGTTTGAACGACTTCAAGAGCTTGGAGAGACTCGACTTAGGTTTCAATAATCTTTCATCTCTTGAG GGTTTAAGGTCGTGCGTCAATTTAAAGTGGCTGTCAGTCTTACAGAACAAGCTCCAAAGCTTGAAAGGAATTGAAGGCCTTTCTAAGCTTATG GTCTTAAATGCTGGCAAGAATAAGTTGAAAGCAATGGATGAGGTCAGGTCTCTCATCAGCTTACGAGCCCTGATTCTGAATG ATAATGACATAGCTTCCATTTGCAAGCTTGATGGACTAAAGGACTTGAACACTCTTG TTCTTTCTAGAAATCCAATTTGTGAAATTGGTAACTCCTTGGTCAATCTGAAATCAATCACAAAG CTGTCACTCTCCAATTGCCAACTTCAAACCGTTGGGTCTTCCCTAAATTCATGTGTGGATTTGAGAGAGGTCCGACTTGCTCACAATGGAATCACG ACTCTCCCAGCTGCTATGGCTCATAACATAAAGATCCGAAACCTTGATTTGGGGAACAATTCGATTATCAGCTGGTCAGACTTGCAG GTACTTTCTTCTTTAAGCAACCTGAAAAATCTGAATCTGCAAGGAAACCCAGTTGCAGAAAGGGATAAGTTAGCAAAAAAG GTCAAAAAATTAGTGCCAAACTTGCAGATATTCAATGGCAGGCCTATAGAAAGAAGCAATAaagctctcaatcaagatcttGAGGGTCATAAAATTCATAGATCTCATATTGATAATACTTCTGATCTGGAAGACCTGAAGgcggagaagagagaaaacccTAGGGAAAATAAGAACATC GTCTCTGGCAGTAGCAAGGATGACATTACATTTGATAATcaagtaaaaagaaaatcaaagatagaaaagaataaaattgaCATGATAGACGTGGGGAAAGTAGGAAAGCTGAAGAGGCTGACAACAAAGGAGGAGAAAATTGTTTCAGGCAGTAGCAAGAGAAAATCAAAAGCAGAAAAGAGTGATCTTGATGTGATAGATGATGGTGAAACTCCATTCATGGAGCTTATTGTCTCTGGTAGTGCTGAGAATCTTATGGATGGTGATggcaagaaaaataaatacattCAAGATGTCAAATATCTTGATGGTTTAGCAAAATTCCCTCCTAAGAGGAAGAAATCAGGAAAGTGCCTAGGTGTGGGTCGTTCTGCAATGCAATTGTTGTCACCTGCCACTGAAGTTGGAATGGGTGGGCCATCAGCATGGGATGCATAA
- the LOC122662703 gene encoding protein phosphatase 1 regulatory subunit SDS22 isoform X2, producing the protein MNRLTTKQILQEKQSGDPNSVAVLLLHHKALSDVSCLNDFKSLERLDLGFNNLSSLEGLRSCVNLKWLSVLQNKLQSLKGIEGLSKLMVLNAGKNKLKAMDEVRSLISLRALILNDNDIASICKLDGLKDLNTLVLSRNPICEIGNSLVNLKSITKTLPAAMAHNIKIRNLDLGNNSIISWSDLQVLSSLSNLKNLNLQGNPVAERDKLAKKVKKLVPNLQIFNGRPIERSNKALNQDLEGHKIHRSHIDNTSDLEDLKAEKRENPRENKNIVSGSSKDDITFDNQVKRKSKIEKNKIDMIDVGKVGKLKRLTTKEEKIVSGSSKRKSKAEKSDLDVIDDGETPFMELIVSGSAENLMDGDGKKNKYIQDVKYLDGLAKFPPKRKKSGKCLGVGRSAMQLLSPATEVGMGGPSAWDA; encoded by the exons ATGAATCGTTTAACCACCAAGCAGATCTTACAGGAGAAGCAGAGCGGCGACCCTAACTCTGTTGctgttcttctccttcatcacaAAGCTCTCTCTGAT GTTTCTTGTTTGAACGACTTCAAGAGCTTGGAGAGACTCGACTTAGGTTTCAATAATCTTTCATCTCTTGAG GGTTTAAGGTCGTGCGTCAATTTAAAGTGGCTGTCAGTCTTACAGAACAAGCTCCAAAGCTTGAAAGGAATTGAAGGCCTTTCTAAGCTTATG GTCTTAAATGCTGGCAAGAATAAGTTGAAAGCAATGGATGAGGTCAGGTCTCTCATCAGCTTACGAGCCCTGATTCTGAATG ATAATGACATAGCTTCCATTTGCAAGCTTGATGGACTAAAGGACTTGAACACTCTTG TTCTTTCTAGAAATCCAATTTGTGAAATTGGTAACTCCTTGGTCAATCTGAAATCAATCACAAAG ACTCTCCCAGCTGCTATGGCTCATAACATAAAGATCCGAAACCTTGATTTGGGGAACAATTCGATTATCAGCTGGTCAGACTTGCAG GTACTTTCTTCTTTAAGCAACCTGAAAAATCTGAATCTGCAAGGAAACCCAGTTGCAGAAAGGGATAAGTTAGCAAAAAAG GTCAAAAAATTAGTGCCAAACTTGCAGATATTCAATGGCAGGCCTATAGAAAGAAGCAATAaagctctcaatcaagatcttGAGGGTCATAAAATTCATAGATCTCATATTGATAATACTTCTGATCTGGAAGACCTGAAGgcggagaagagagaaaacccTAGGGAAAATAAGAACATC GTCTCTGGCAGTAGCAAGGATGACATTACATTTGATAATcaagtaaaaagaaaatcaaagatagaaaagaataaaattgaCATGATAGACGTGGGGAAAGTAGGAAAGCTGAAGAGGCTGACAACAAAGGAGGAGAAAATTGTTTCAGGCAGTAGCAAGAGAAAATCAAAAGCAGAAAAGAGTGATCTTGATGTGATAGATGATGGTGAAACTCCATTCATGGAGCTTATTGTCTCTGGTAGTGCTGAGAATCTTATGGATGGTGATggcaagaaaaataaatacattCAAGATGTCAAATATCTTGATGGTTTAGCAAAATTCCCTCCTAAGAGGAAGAAATCAGGAAAGTGCCTAGGTGTGGGTCGTTCTGCAATGCAATTGTTGTCACCTGCCACTGAAGTTGGAATGGGTGGGCCATCAGCATGGGATGCATAA